ACAGCCGTTGTCCATCCGGCCAACGGTCATGAAGGCTCGTCCGTCACCCCGAAACATGTAAGTCCGGTGTGGGAGCGGACTGCGGCCGCGCTGCGGCGACCGCCGATGCCGCGCTCCCCGCGCGGCCCGTCGCGGCTGAAGCCGCTCCCGCAGCTTCGCTGCGCGACTTTCACGGTCAGGCTGAAGCCTGAGACTCCAGGGGACTGGCCTCAGGCGTAAGCGGGTGCGAAGGCCTTCTCTGGGTCGGCGACCGGGCCATCGACGCCCCAGTAGGGCGAGAGCTTGCGTAACTGGGCGACGATGGGCGGGACGGCGCGGATGACCGTGTCGACCTCCGCCATGGTGTTGTAGCGGGAGAAGGAGAAGCGCACGGTGCCGTGGGCGGCGGTGAAGGGGATGCCCATGGCACGCATGACGTGGGATGGTTCAAGCGATCCGGAGGTGCAGGCGGAGCCGGAGGAGGCGGCGATGCCCTGCTTGTTCAGGAGCAGGAGGATCGCCTCGCCCTCGATGTACTCGAAGGCGATGTTGCAGGTATTGGGCAGGCGGTTGGTCGGATCACCGGTGACGAAACAATGGGGGACGGCGGCCAGAATGCCTTGCTCCAGCCGGTCGCGCATCCGGCGCACCGAGGTCTTCTCGTCGTCGATGTGCGCCAGGGCCATGTCACAGGCCTTGCCCAGGGCGATGATGGAGGCGGTGTTCTCGGTGCCGGCGCGCCGGCCGCGCTCCTGGTGTCCGCCGCGCAGCAGCGGGCGAAAGCGGGTGTTGCGGCGCAGATAGAGGACCCCGACCCCCTTGGGGGCGTGGAGCTTGTGGCCGGAGAGCGACAGCATGTCGATGCAGGTCTCCTTCAGATCGATGGGGATCTTGCCGACCGCCTGGACCGCGTCGGTATGGAACATGACCCCGGCGGAGCGCGCCAGTTCGGCCATCTCTTCCACGGGGAACAGGGTGCCCGATTCATTGTTGGCCCACATGATGGAGACGATGGCCACCCGCTCGGACAGCAGGTCCATGTATTCGCGGATGTCGAGCCGTCCCTTGCCGTTCACCTTGAGGCGGTGGACCTTGTAGCCCTCCTTCTCCAGTTGATCGCAGAGCGCCAGAATGGCCGGGTGTTCGACCACTGTAGTAATAATCTCTTTGCGGTCCGGCTGGGCCTTGAGCGCCGAGAGGATGGCGGTGGAGTCGGACTCGGTACCGCAGGAGGTGAAGACGATTTCGGAGTCATGCTCGGCGCCCAGGAGTTGCTGCACCTGTTGGCGGGCCTGCTTGATGGCCAGCCCGACCCGATTGCCGAACTGGTGCAGCGACGACGGATTGCCGAATTGCTCGGTGAAATAGGGCAGCATGGCGTCCACCACCTCCGGCGAGACCATGGTGGTGGCGTTGTTGTCCAGATAGATGCCTTGGGTCATGGGCGTGCCTCGGTAAAGATGGAGCAGGAAAATCGAAAAATGAACCGCCGGGGGCGTTAAGCGAGGAAGCCCATAAAAGTTACGGGGCTGGACAAGCCAGGAAGAAGAATTCGTCCGCAAATGAACGCAAATGAACGCAAATAAGAAGCTTGATCTCCGGCGATGATAGACTGGAACGAGGAGCGCCGCTCGCCTTCAGGCTGACGCTGGCCCCGCCATCAAGCCATTCTCCCATTTGCGTTCATTTGCGTTCATTTGCGGACAATACTCGTTTCGTATTTCTCCCCCGGCCCCTTTGCCCTGGTGACGGTACAGTCGCGCTTAGGCCCGCGCCCGCATCGCGCTCGCCGGCAGGACGCGCACGAATTCACCCAGGTCCTCGACGATACGCTGCTGTATCCCCTCGATGGTGGTGGAGGCCATCTGGCAGCCGGCACAGGCGCCGGTCATGTTCACATAGATGTTCTTGCCGTCGATCTCTACCAGCTCCACGTCGCCGCGGTCGCGCTTGAGGTTGGGACGGATCGCCTCGATGGCGCTCTCGATGCGGCGGATGCGCTGCAGGGTGCCGAGCTTGGGGCGCTTGGCCGCGGGCGGCGGGGCGCCGGTGGGGTCGAAGGTGCGGCCCTGGTCCTTGAGCACCCGGGTCAGGATCTCCTCCACCCCCTCATGACAGGCGGAACAGCCGCCGCCGGCCTTGGTGTAGTTCGTGACCTCCTCGACGCTTGAGAGCCCATTGGCGCGGATGGTCTCCTCGATCAGGACCGCATCGACCGCAAAACACTTGCACACCAGCGCGCCTTCCTCATGGTCGTCCTTCCAGACCTCACCGCGGAAGTTGGCGACCGCCGCCTGGAGCGCCTCGCGCCCCATCACCGAGCAGTGCATCTTCTCCGGGGGCAGGCCGTCGAGATAGTCCGCGATGTCCTGGTTGCTGACCTTGAGCGCCTGATCAATGGTCATCCCCTTGACGATCTCGGTCAGCGCGGAACTCGAGGCAATCGCCGAGCCGCAGCCGAAGGTCTGGAAGCCGGCGTCTTTGATGACCAGCGTCTCGGGATCGACCTTGAGTGAGAGCCGCAAGGCGTCCCCGCAGGACAGGGACCCCACGTCCCCCACGGCGTTAGCGTCCGCCAGGGCACCGGCGTTACGGGGGCTGAAAAAGTGGTCTTTGACCTTTTCCGAGTAATCCCACATGGCGTGTCTCCGGGGAAATGAAGTAATGATCTGCGCTTCGCGGTACTTAACGGCGCGACCTCAGGTAGCGGGGTGCTCCGGCAGCCCAGAAAGAGGAGTTATCCACAGATGAACACAGATTATCACAGATAATTCATTGACTTATGCTTGGCCAGGGACTCAGCTTGCCGGTGCTTGCGACAATGACGATAAGCGCATGACAATCCGAAAGAAATCTGTGTCCATCTGTGTCCATCTGTGGATTCTCAGGATCAAGCACTGAACGACTTGCCGCAGCCGCAGCTTTGGGCGGCATTGGGATTCTCGAATCGGAAGCCGTTACCCTCCATGCTGTCCCTGAAGTCGACGGTGACGCCGTCCAGCATCGGCGCGCTGGCGGGGTCGACGAAGACCTTCACCGGCCCGCACTCGACGATCGCGTCGTCGGCGCGCGCCGCCCCCTCCAGGGCCACAGCATATTGCAGGCCGGAACAGCCGCCGCCGGTGACTGAGATGCGCAGCCCGGCGACCGGGTCAGCGGACCCCTTGATGAAACGGCTGACGGCCTTCAGGGCGCTGGGGGTCAGGGTCAACATGGTCGGATGCTCCAAATGGCTTGAGTCTTGCTTCGCTGTTGAGGAGGAAAAAAGCAATCCCCATGCCATGCAGTGAAGAGACTGTATGTCATTGTTGTTGAAGATCTCATAACCCACTGCCGCCGGGCTTGTCGGCTCTGCCACAGCCCTGCGCAGTATTTTGGTCGGATTACCGACAGACCCGCCCAGCCAACCACTGCGCCTGCCAAAAAAGGGAGCAAGCCCCCATGACGCTCGACCAACCGACCCTCGATCAACTCAACCCCGGCGACCTGGTCTATGCCGCCGCCGCCATCGTCAACGACGGGGGCATCCCGGACCTGGCGGCGGACGCCCTGATCGCCGCCCCCGGGACACGCGGCGTCATCCTCAAGATCGGGCACCTGGAGGAGGACCCGGAGCGCACCCTTTATCTGGTCCGCTTTGAGGGACCCGACCTGGTGCTGGGACCACCGACCGGGTGTTGGGCGGAGGAACTCGGCACCGAGCGGCCCGCGGCCTGATCTCCTCGCGACCCTGAGGCACCGATGGCGGAGCGCCCTACGGCGTCCGCCCGCCGCGGGTTTCCGCAACCCTGGTCGCCTTGTCCGGCGCGTGCGGCCGTCGTAGACTCCGAGCCTGGACTCGAATGGTGGCCAGCGATGTGGATCCTGTATGCAGTAGCGGCGTCCGTCATCTGGGGTTTGAGCTACGCCTCAAGCGGGCGCGTAATCGAGCATGGCATGGCGCCGCTCACGTTCTTCTTCTATTACGCCTGCTTCGGGGCCATCGCGGGCGCACTCGCGCTGGCGGCGGGCGGGAGACTGGGCGACCTGACGGGCGAGCTGCGGGCACTGGGGTCGGACTGGCCCTGGTTCGCGCTCGCCCTGATCAGTTCCGCCGCCGGCACCCTGCTGATCTACATGGCCATCGGCGAGAAGAACGCCACGCTGGCCTCGCTGATCGAGATCTCCTACCCGATCTTCGTCGCCCTCTTCGCCTGGCTCTTCTTTCGGCAGAACCAGATCAACACCCTGACCCTCGTCGGCGGCGCCCTGATCATGGGCGGCGTCGTCGTGGTCTTTCTGGCGAATCGGGGCTGATCGGGGCGCCGCGGATCGGCTCAACCTGGCAGAAGTAATTGTTTCACGCAAAGACGCAAACATTGACCAGCGTCGCTTGCGCGGCACCGCCCGGCCCCAGAAGCAGCGCCCCCAGTAGCAGTCCCGCGTCCGTCGGTGTCGTCCTCATCGCTTGCCTCCGCCTTACAAACCACAGTCAAGCCACCGCCTGATGGCGGCCTCGGTCGTCTGATCGATCAGTATTTGTTCACGCAGGCACAGCGCCTGTACGTTGTCGATCGTCTTTCGACTCAGCGTCCGTGCGTCATCCTCACCCGTGCCGAATTCGTGTCCCCGCAACAGCAGTCCGCGCAGTACCCAGTTGACCTCCACTCGACTCACGGAATGGCCGAGTGCGCGAATATTGTCGCGAACCCGCTTGCCGGTTCCCTTGAGATCAAAGGGGTGTTTAACCAAGTCGGATGCGATTAGTTTGAACAGCACACGGTAATCGGCCGGACTCAGCAGGGGCACGCTGGTGACATCGTGGATCTGGGTAGCAAGCGGAAGAAGATCGCGATCCGTGCCCCAGTCGAAAACCGAGGTGCCATTGCCACCTGCCTTATTGTCTCGATCGCTGACAAGCGCATGTCGGCGCGGGTCGTAAATGCGGCCACCCGACCCGTTCCAGTCGACCTTCAGCGGTCCGATGTTCAACGAATCGAGGAACCTGCGGAAACTACCCATGCCGTTCCAGTCGAAATCGACGAATAGGGCACTTTTCAAACCAATACTCCATCTCGAACCGGGCATCACCTCAGGGGTTACCCCGGGCTGGTATCTCACGCCCCTTCGGAGCCTAAGTCAAGGCGCAGGAGATGCCGCTGGGGGAGCCGGGCGACCAGGACCGGGCCGCGGTCTGTTACCCGAGCGACGCCATCCGCCGTGACCTGCAACCCCACTGGGAGCTGATCCCCACCACCGAGACCACCGGCGGCCCGGCGCGCTATTTCCGCGTGGCCGGGAGCCGGTTCCGCATCGGTTTAATCTCCCCCCACAGCCACGACTTCTGCGCCGACTGCAACCGGGGGCCAGGACCGGCGCGGTGCCGCACAGGTCAGGCGGGGCCCCGGTGGGAGCGGCTTCAGCCGCGTCGGGGACCGCAAAGCCCGGTACACTTGCGTCATTCGTGAACCCAGCCCCGGACTCCCCGATGCGCGCCATGATCCTCGCCGCCGGACGCGGCAACCGCATGCGCCCCCTGACCGACCGAGTGCCCAAGCCCCTGCTGCCGGTCGGCGGCAAGCCGCTGATCCAGTACCACATCGAGCGGCTGGCGGCGGCCGGGGTGCGCGAGGTCGTGATCAACCACGCGCACCTGGGCGAGCAGATCGAGGCCGCGCTGGGGGACGGCGCCCAGTGGGGCGTGACCTTGCATTACTCCCCGGAAGGCGAGGGCCGGGCGCTGGAGACCGGCGGCGGCATCTTCAAGGCCCTGCCGCTGCTCGGCCCCGGCCCCTTCTTGGTCGTCAACGCCGACATCTGGACCGATTTCCCCTTCATGGACCTGGACCTGCCCGAGGGCGACTTGGCCCACCTGGTGCTGGTCGCGAATCCACCCCAACACCCCGCGGGGGACTTTGCCCTGGACGGCGACCGGGTCCGCCGGGACGGCGAGCCGCGTTACACCTTCAGCGGCATCGGGCTCTACCGCCCGGAACTGTTCACGGGCTGCGCGCCCGGGGCCTTTCCCCTGGCCCCACTGCTGCGCCGGGCCATGGACCAGGGCCAGGCGGGCGGGCACCTCTATCGGGGCGACTGGTTTGACATCGGCACCCCGCAGCGGCTCGACGAATTGAACCGACGCCTTACCGGCGGCCAGCTGGGGCCTTGCCCTTGACCCCCCGTTACATTACTTTTAGTATTTGAGACGACCATGCTCCAGGAACTCGACCAACTCCCCGCCGGCCTGCTTGCGACCGACAGCCGCGACCTGGCCGGCGCACTCGGCGGCCCGACCCTGATCCACCTGCCCGGGGGGCGGCAACCGCCCCTCTTCGTCTCGGTGCTGCTGCACGGCAACGAGACGGTGGGCTGGGACGCGGTGCGCGTGCTGCTCGCCGAGCGCATCGCGCGCTTCGGCGAGCCGCGACTGCCGCGCAGCTTGAGCCTCTTCATCGGCAACGTGGCGGCGGCCGCCCAGGGCCTGCGCCACCTGCCGGGGCAGCCGGACTACAACCGGATCTGGCCCGGGGGCGAACTGCCCCAGTGCGCAGAGACGCAACTGGCGGCCACGGTGCTCGCGCGCATGACCGAACGCGGGGTCTTCGCCGGCATCGACCTGCACAACAACACCGGGGCTAATCCACACTACGCCTGTGTCGATCGGTTGGACAGCCGGTCCCTGCAACTGGCGACCCTGTTCGCCCGCACCGTGGTCTATTTCACCGGCCCCACCGGGGTGCAGTCGCTCGCCTTCGCGGACCTGTGCCCGACGGTGACGCTGGAGTGCGGCAAGGTGGGCGAGGCGGCCGGGGTGGCGCGCGCGCGGGCCTTAGTGGACGCCGCCCTGCACCTGGCGGCGATTACCGACCATCCGGTGGCGCCCCAGGACATCGACCTCTTCCATACCGTCGCCCGGATGTTCGTCCCGCCCGACCTGAGCCTGGGTTTCCCGCCGGCGGAGGCCGACCTGGTGCTCGATCCGGACCTCGAGCGCTTCAACTTCCGGGAACTGCCGCGCGGGACCGCCTTCGCGCGGCTGCGCGACCCATCACTCGGGGTTGGCCTGCAGGTGCTCGACGAGGGCGGACGGGATGTCGCGAGCCGGTACTTTCACCACGAAGACGGCGAAGTCCGGCTGCGCCGCCCCGTGATGCCCGCGATGCTCACCCACGACCTCACGATCATCCGCCAGGACTGCCTGGGCTATCTGCTGGAGCGTTACAACGACCAGGTCCCGGGGCGCGGCGCCGGACTCTGAGGGCCGACCGGTCGGCCTGGCTGATGGTCCTTGCCATCACCCGGCGCCGCGGCCCGGTCAGTCATCAGGGGGTGCCGGAATACTCGCTTGAGTTACGCGCTATGGCGAGCCGGGGTGGCCGGCACCAATGCCCAGTGCCCAGAGGCCCAGGTTCAGTGTCACAAAGGACAGGAGCGTGGTCACCAGGAGCGCCGAGGCGCACTGCTCGCCCTGCCCATAGCGCTGGGCGAGCAAGGGAAAGATCGTCACCATCGGCAGGCCCGCGATGACCAGTGCGGCCTGGGTCAGCGTGGGGTCGAATGGCGGGACCAGGGCGAGCATGAGAAGGACCGCGAGCGGGTGGACGATCAGCTTGCCCAGCGCGATGCCCGCCGCCGCGCCCAGGCCGCGGTGCAGACGCTCCCCGGCCAGGCTCCCGCCGACCGCGAACAGGGCGACGGCCGCCGCGGAGGCGGCCAGCAGGTCGATGGTGCGCCCGAGCATCCTGGGCAGGGTCACCCCCAGCCAGGCGCACAGCAGACCGGCCGCGATGGCCAGCAGGATCGGATTCTTCACCACCAGGAGCGCGACGTTGCGCAGCGGGCGCAGCACCCCGCCATGGCGGCCCTGGGCGTTGAACTCCGCCAGGATCAGCGTCAGGGGCATGATCAGCAGGATCTCCACCATCATGGTCATGGCCACCGCGATCAGGGCCTCGGCACCGAAGAGTTGACCGACCAAGGCATACCCGATATAGCCGCTGTTGGACATGGACAGGCCCATGCCGAAAAAGGCAGGTCAGACCGCGATCCCGCGCGTGCGCAGTTGGGAACGAATTATCGGGTCGGTCCGATTCTTGGATGTCGCCGCCTTCATAAAGACGACGAGGCGGTCGATGTCGCGCACCACCCCCAGCAGTTCATCATGGTCTTCATTGCTGGAACTGATCGAGCCGAAGGCCAGTTCCATCAGCGCCTCGTCATGGCGGGCAATGCCGATCGCGTAGGCCACATAGCAGGCGAGACCGGGGTGCCGATAATGAATATGGACCGCGAAGCTGCGCCAGGCCTTGAGCCATCCGGCCCACTCGGCGTCGGAGATATCGCGGCGATCGGTGCGCAGGAACAGGATGGTCTTGAGGAACTCCTCGCGCCAGTTCCACTGCGGCGTCACCCCTTGCACCCGCAGACGCTCGATCGCGTGGCTATGGTGCACCTGGCAGTGGTCGCACTGATAATAGAGGGCAAGGGCGTAGGCGATATACTCGCGCTCCAATTCGTCCAGGACGAAGGGGTCCGACTCGTCCGGCACGCCGGTGATCGCGTGCGCATGCAGTTCGTTCAGCACGTCGTTGAACGGCTGGCCCTGGATCGGTTTACGGATGGTTGCCATGAGTACTTCTCGATAAGAAAAACAGCATTCTCTAATATAGTACAACAAAATCTTGTGCAGTGCAACAAAATCCGTCTTGTTGGGTCCATCCACCCCTGAAACCAGACTTGGCGCGCTCCACGGCTGAAGCCTTGGACTCCAGGCGCTTGGGCTGCGGCGCTCAACTTAATGGCAGTCGGCTGCCGACTGGGGTCGCAGGCTGATGCCTTCGCCCTCGCTACCGAGCCCCGAGACGGTGCAGGTAGTCCTGTAGGATGGGTAGAGCGCAGCGAAACCCATCGGTTGCGCGTGCCTGAAGCCTTGCCTGCTGGGTTTCGCTGCGCCCTACCCAGCCTACAGATCGTGCGCGGTCGGGGCCGAAACGTTACCTTAAGAGTCAGGCCGGGACCCGGTGGGAGCAGCTTCAGCCGCGACGCGATCTGGCAAGGTGCCGTGGCCTCGTCGCGGCTGAAGCGTCGACAAGCCGATCGCGAAAATCCAACAATTCGGCTGGCCGAAGCAGCCGATTGCCGCTCCCCTGCAGGTGACCCGCCACCGCGGCGCAGATGCGCCATAGCGTCGCCTTGCCCGGTGCGTTGTCCAGTTGGCCGCGCAGCTTGACCTCCTCCCGCGCCAGCCAACGGTCTACCAGGACCTCGTAGAGGGTGTAGCTGTCCCAGTCACGCCCGCCTCCATGATGTCCTGGATATGCGCTAGCAACAACGGCCGGAAGCGCAGCGACTCCATGGAGCGGACCACCGCGGCGGCGCGCAGCCGCATCGGATTGTCGCGCGCCAGGAGCCGCTGACCCAGGGTGTCCGGGAAACGTCGGCGCAGATAGGCATCCACCTGGTCGTCGTCGAAGAGCGAGAGGAAGACCATCGGGCAGGTATAGCCGCCGACCTGGACCCGCCCCGGGCGGCCGAAGGCATCGGCGGCGGTCTCAGGGAAGAACTGGGTCCGGCAGGAGAGGATGACCCGGCGGTAGTTCCTGGTGGCGTCCAGGATCTCGGTGAGCCGCCCCTCGATGCGGCTCCAGGCGGTCGGGTCCTCGTCCAAGGCATCGAGCAGCAGGACCGTGCGCGCCTGGTTGGGCTGGGCGCGCACCGTTTCCAGGGTGTCCGAGCCGAGCTTGAGCAAGCGACAGTCGTAGCCCTTCGGCCAGAAGGCCGTCAGGTGCATGAGCCGGATCATCATGAGGAGCGAGGTCTTGCCCATCCCGGCATCGGAGAGGATGAACAACTGGGTGCGCCCGTCCCCGAGGGGCGCGAAATCGCCCTTCAGGAAGGCATCGATGACCTCGAAGGCCGGCTGGCGGACCTGGGCCATGGGCTCCTGGTCCTCACGGCGGTCGGCGGGGTTGTGGTGCTGGCAGTAGGCTTGAAGTAGTAGCGGGCCAGGAGTTGGGGGTCGCCGAAGACATCGCCGATACGGACGAGTTCCTGAGCGCGCCCGGCCGGCACGATGATCAAGACCGCTGCCGCGCCGCCCGGTTACAGGAAGTTGGCCGCCGGGATGCCGAAGCGCGCAGCCAGTGCCTTGACCTGCCGGACATTCAGGCTGCGCCGACCCGCCAGGATGGCGCTGACCACGCTCTGGGCGCCGATCTCGGGCAGGTCGGACTGGCGCAGGCCGTGCACGTCCATCAGGTGCCGCAGCATGGCGGCGCCGTCGGCCGACTCGGGCATCGGGTCCCGACGCTCCCATTCGGCAACGGTCTCGCCGATCTGCTGGGCGAGGGCGGCGAGCGGGTGCGACTCGTCCGCGCCGCCGGCATCCAGCACCGCGTCCAGGGTCTTGACCACCTCCAGGTACTCGCCATCGGTGCTCGGCGGGCGCAGTAGGGGCGCCACGTAGGGCCAGTGGGCGATGGCCTCTTCGACTCGGTTCATGACTGCCAACCCCCTTGATCGTACTCGGCGTGGGTCAACACCGCACGCACAAAGACCTTCTGCCGATTGAAGTGGATGGCGGCGATCAGTCTGAGCTTGTTGCCGCCGATGTTGAACACGAACAGGTCACCGACCTTGTCGACCCCCGGAAACAGGTGACGCAACTGGCTGAAATTCAGAACCTGGGCGCGCCTTGCGATCCGGTACCAATGGTCCAAGGCCCCCGCGCACTCCGGATGTTCGCGGGCCGCGTCGGCGATACGGCGCTGAGTGATGATATGCATTTACCCTAAATATAGCAGATTGCTATGAAGCGGGTGAACATATCAGTCTTCGCCGGCCTGCCCCCAGTCCATCAGTTCGCGCAGAACGGCGGTCGCGTAGGCCCCGGCCGGGAGCTCAAAGGCCAACTCGCAGCCGCGGTCGGTCAGATCCCAACCCAGGTCCGGCACCAGCAACCGCAGGGCCCGGCGGTCCTGCTCCAGGCCGAAGCGGGCGAGGCCGGCGGGCCAGCCAGGGTGGGCGGCGGCCACGGCGTCCTCCAGGGCGCGGACCTCGCCTTGGCTGGGCGGGTCGCCGCGGCCCCAGAGGGGGCCGGTGGGGTGCAGGTCCAGGCGGGCGGTGCGCCCGCGCAGGGTGTCGTCGATGGTGTCGGCGGGAAACCAGGAGTGGCTGCCGTCCAGGTTGAGACAATCCCCGGGGAGCGGCCGGTCCCAGTCGCCGCGGGTCAGGCGTGCGGCCAGGACCTGGTTGAAGACCTGGGAGCGGGCGGCGGAGAGCCAGAGGCCCTGCTGGTGGCGCGAGGGGCGGCGGATGGCGCCGTGAAAGAGGGCGT
The DNA window shown above is from Candidatus Thiodictyon syntrophicum and carries:
- the nifU gene encoding Fe-S cluster assembly protein NifU, producing the protein MWDYSEKVKDHFFSPRNAGALADANAVGDVGSLSCGDALRLSLKVDPETLVIKDAGFQTFGCGSAIASSSALTEIVKGMTIDQALKVSNQDIADYLDGLPPEKMHCSVMGREALQAAVANFRGEVWKDDHEEGALVCKCFAVDAVLIEETIRANGLSSVEEVTNYTKAGGGCSACHEGVEEILTRVLKDQGRTFDPTGAPPPAAKRPKLGTLQRIRRIESAIEAIRPNLKRDRGDVELVEIDGKNIYVNMTGACAGCQMASTTIEGIQQRIVEDLGEFVRVLPASAMRARA
- a CDS encoding helix-turn-helix domain-containing protein, which translates into the protein MNRVEEAIAHWPYVAPLLRPPSTDGEYLEVVKTLDAVLDAGGADESHPLAALAQQIGETVAEWERRDPMPESADGAAMLRHLMDVHGLRQSDLPEIGAQSVVSAILAGRRSLNVRQVKALAARFGIPAANFL
- a CDS encoding EamA family transporter, encoding MWILYAVAASVIWGLSYASSGRVIEHGMAPLTFFFYYACFGAIAGALALAAGGRLGDLTGELRALGSDWPWFALALISSAAGTLLIYMAIGEKNATLASLIEISYPIFVALFAWLFFRQNQINTLTLVGGALIMGGVVVVFLANRG
- a CDS encoding HesB/IscA family protein is translated as MLTLTPSALKAVSRFIKGSADPVAGLRISVTGGGCSGLQYAVALEGAARADDAIVECGPVKVFVDPASAPMLDGVTVDFRDSMEGNGFRFENPNAAQSCGCGKSFSA
- a CDS encoding type II toxin-antitoxin system HigB family toxin encodes the protein MHIITQRRIADAAREHPECAGALDHWYRIARRAQVLNFSQLRHLFPGVDKVGDLFVFNIGGNKLRLIAAIHFNRQKVFVRAVLTHAEYDQGGWQS
- the nifS gene encoding cysteine desulfurase NifS, which codes for MTQGIYLDNNATTMVSPEVVDAMLPYFTEQFGNPSSLHQFGNRVGLAIKQARQQVQQLLGAEHDSEIVFTSCGTESDSTAILSALKAQPDRKEIITTVVEHPAILALCDQLEKEGYKVHRLKVNGKGRLDIREYMDLLSERVAIVSIMWANNESGTLFPVEEMAELARSAGVMFHTDAVQAVGKIPIDLKETCIDMLSLSGHKLHAPKGVGVLYLRRNTRFRPLLRGGHQERGRRAGTENTASIIALGKACDMALAHIDDEKTSVRRMRDRLEQGILAAVPHCFVTGDPTNRLPNTCNIAFEYIEGEAILLLLNKQGIAASSGSACTSGSLEPSHVMRAMGIPFTAAHGTVRFSFSRYNTMAEVDTVIRAVPPIVAQLRKLSPYWGVDGPVADPEKAFAPAYA
- a CDS encoding AEC family transporter yields the protein MGLSMSNSGYIGYALVGQLFGAEALIAVAMTMMVEILLIMPLTLILAEFNAQGRHGGVLRPLRNVALLVVKNPILLAIAAGLLCAWLGVTLPRMLGRTIDLLAASAAAVALFAVGGSLAGERLHRGLGAAAGIALGKLIVHPLAVLLMLALVPPFDPTLTQAALVIAGLPMVTIFPLLAQRYGQGEQCASALLVTTLLSFVTLNLGLWALGIGAGHPGSP
- a CDS encoding M14 family metallopeptidase, which encodes MLQELDQLPAGLLATDSRDLAGALGGPTLIHLPGGRQPPLFVSVLLHGNETVGWDAVRVLLAERIARFGEPRLPRSLSLFIGNVAAAAQGLRHLPGQPDYNRIWPGGELPQCAETQLAATVLARMTERGVFAGIDLHNNTGANPHYACVDRLDSRSLQLATLFARTVVYFTGPTGVQSLAFADLCPTVTLECGKVGEAAGVARARALVDAALHLAAITDHPVAPQDIDLFHTVARMFVPPDLSLGFPPAEADLVLDPDLERFNFRELPRGTAFARLRDPSLGVGLQVLDEGGRDVASRYFHHEDGEVRLRRPVMPAMLTHDLTIIRQDCLGYLLERYNDQVPGRGAGL
- a CDS encoding nitrogen fixation protein NifZ; the protein is MTLDQPTLDQLNPGDLVYAAAAIVNDGGIPDLAADALIAAPGTRGVILKIGHLEEDPERTLYLVRFEGPDLVLGPPTGCWAEELGTERPAA
- the murU gene encoding N-acetylmuramate alpha-1-phosphate uridylyltransferase MurU; amino-acid sequence: MRAMILAAGRGNRMRPLTDRVPKPLLPVGGKPLIQYHIERLAAAGVREVVINHAHLGEQIEAALGDGAQWGVTLHYSPEGEGRALETGGGIFKALPLLGPGPFLVVNADIWTDFPFMDLDLPEGDLAHLVLVANPPQHPAGDFALDGDRVRRDGEPRYTFSGIGLYRPELFTGCAPGAFPLAPLLRRAMDQGQAGGHLYRGDWFDIGTPQRLDELNRRLTGGQLGPCP